The following proteins are encoded in a genomic region of Candidatus Paracaedibacteraceae bacterium:
- a CDS encoding acetyl-CoA carboxylase carboxyltransferase subunit alpha: MAVFLDFEKPVAEMEGKIEELRHLSSKGDLNIVEEISRLQSKVDRMLRQIYSNLTPWQKVQVARHPNRPQFFDYLNSIVTDFLPLAGDRCFAEDQAIIGGLGKIGSQSVMVIGQQKGNDLESRVKHNFGMAKPEGYRKAVRLMEMADRFNLPIVTFVDTAGAYPGIDAEERGQAEAIAKSIESCLRVKVPLISIIIGEGGSGGAIAIAAANAVLMLENSVYSVISPEGCASILWRSATKASEAAEAQKLTAQDLYGLGVIDKILPEPVGGAHREPKVAIEAVTREIEHYISTFSKMDGDALLRHRYDKFLAMGSSGLN; the protein is encoded by the coding sequence ATGGCTGTGTTTTTGGATTTTGAAAAGCCGGTAGCAGAGATGGAAGGCAAGATTGAAGAGTTGCGACATCTATCATCAAAAGGTGACTTAAATATTGTTGAGGAGATTTCGCGCCTGCAATCAAAAGTTGATCGGATGTTGCGACAAATTTATTCAAATTTGACACCATGGCAAAAAGTACAAGTGGCACGTCACCCAAATCGCCCACAGTTTTTTGATTATTTAAACTCAATTGTTACTGATTTTTTGCCTCTTGCAGGGGATCGTTGCTTTGCTGAAGATCAAGCAATTATTGGTGGCTTAGGTAAAATTGGGAGCCAATCTGTTATGGTTATTGGTCAGCAAAAAGGGAATGACCTTGAAAGCCGTGTTAAACATAACTTTGGCATGGCAAAACCTGAAGGCTATCGTAAGGCTGTTCGGCTGATGGAGATGGCTGATCGCTTTAACCTTCCAATTGTAACTTTTGTTGATACAGCGGGTGCCTATCCAGGGATTGATGCCGAAGAACGCGGCCAAGCCGAAGCAATTGCTAAAAGTATTGAATCTTGCTTGCGTGTTAAAGTGCCATTGATCAGTATTATTATTGGTGAAGGTGGTTCTGGCGGTGCAATTGCGATTGCTGCAGCAAATGCTGTTTTGATGCTGGAAAACTCTGTTTATTCTGTGATCTCTCCGGAAGGTTGTGCTTCAATTTTATGGCGCAGTGCAACAAAAGCATCTGAGGCCGCAGAAGCGCAAAAGCTAACAGCTCAAGATTTGTATGGTTTAGGTGTGATCGATAAGATCTTGCCAGAGCCAGTTGGCGGGGCGCATCGTGAACCAAAGGTCGCAATTGAGGCTGTAACTCGTGAAATTGAGCACTATATCTCAACATTTTCTAAAATGGATGGTGATGCCTTATTGCGTCATCGTTATGATAAGTTCTTGGCAATGGGGTCAAGTGGCCTGAATTAG
- a CDS encoding MFS transporter yields the protein MAIPLQTLLYGFISGFCLLLSGNTLNFWLAESGTSLITLGLFSLVALPYSLKYPIAILIDRIPIKDAYKLLSATVGITFSLWQLSETAAANFTAIALWASLIATTAVIQDIYLDKYRIDKTHAKNTGSSAGGYITGYRLGMLTSGAGLIFTSTMVEWSALFKISAGLCLFLGGLVYTTFPSQKKKHKSTSFKNFWRPILKIGKGKELAFIIAIVILYRLADNLLAILVNPFQLSLGFSAAEIATASKFFGTAMALVGGVIGGKLLQHKSINWGLLTFGLIHVITHVLFIMQTYVGYNLAFLYLTNGAESLTGSMAMVSYIAFITSLCNKRFGTVQYALLSSVMGFSRTLIPSSIGLLAQNTTWTVTFIIITLTGIPGLILCWYRNR from the coding sequence ATGGCAATACCCCTTCAAACTTTACTTTATGGATTCATCAGCGGATTTTGCCTTCTTCTTAGCGGAAACACACTAAACTTCTGGCTTGCTGAATCAGGCACGAGTCTAATTACTCTTGGATTATTTTCACTAGTCGCTCTCCCCTATTCTCTCAAATATCCAATCGCCATCCTCATTGACCGTATCCCCATTAAAGATGCGTACAAGTTACTTTCAGCAACAGTCGGGATAACATTCAGCCTTTGGCAACTTTCTGAAACCGCAGCCGCAAATTTCACAGCTATCGCCCTTTGGGCAAGCCTGATCGCGACAACCGCTGTCATCCAAGATATTTATTTAGATAAATACCGCATTGATAAAACCCACGCGAAAAATACAGGAAGCAGTGCCGGTGGGTACATTACCGGCTATCGCTTAGGAATGCTAACTTCAGGCGCGGGATTGATTTTTACATCAACGATGGTTGAATGGTCAGCCTTATTTAAAATTAGCGCTGGACTATGTTTATTTCTTGGAGGTTTAGTCTACACAACCTTCCCTTCTCAAAAAAAGAAACATAAATCAACATCATTTAAGAATTTTTGGCGCCCTATTCTGAAAATTGGCAAAGGTAAAGAACTTGCTTTTATCATCGCAATCGTAATTTTGTACCGACTTGCGGATAATCTTTTGGCAATTCTCGTCAATCCATTCCAGTTATCACTGGGGTTTTCGGCCGCAGAGATCGCAACAGCCTCTAAATTTTTCGGAACTGCCATGGCCCTTGTCGGCGGAGTTATTGGCGGAAAATTATTGCAACACAAAAGTATTAATTGGGGGTTGCTGACATTTGGTCTTATTCACGTTATCACCCATGTGTTATTTATTATGCAAACCTATGTTGGCTATAACCTTGCTTTTTTATACCTTACTAACGGAGCAGAAAGCTTAACAGGCAGCATGGCAATGGTTAGTTACATCGCTTTTATCACCAGCCTATGCAACAAACGTTTTGGCACAGTGCAGTATGCGCTCCTCAGTTCAGTCATGGGGTTTTCTCGCACGTTAATCCCCTCTAGTATTGGACTACTAGCACAGAACACGACATGGACAGTTACATTTATCATCATCACGCTAACAGGCATACCAGGCCTGATATTGTGTTGGTACAGGAACAGGTGA
- a CDS encoding proline--tRNA ligase, translating to MKLSQYFIPTLKETPAEAQIASHRLMLRAGLVNQETSGIYTWLPLGLKVLENIQKIVCEEQERIGCHKVLMPTIQPAELWKKSGRYEAYGKEMLRITDRHDREMLYGPTNEEVITDVVAQYVKSYRALPLVLYQIQWKFRDEIRPRFGVMRGREFLMKDGYSFDLTVESATETYKKIYEAYLRTFNRMGLTAIPVRADTGAIGGNLSHEFQIVAPTGESTIYYDAKFDDLSPEQMTFDVASNLYAAADEMHKPEDCPVAKDQLKEARGIEIGHIFYFGTKYSEPLGAKVTTPEGKTIPLEMGSYGIGVSRLVGAIIEASHDDKGIIWPEAVAPFKVGLINLKASDTKADTLAEGLYTQLKAAGIEVLYDDRDERAGTKFADMDLIGLPWQVVIGNKTIDTGMVEVKYRKTGEKKDIALDKVIELI from the coding sequence ATGAAACTCAGTCAATACTTTATTCCAACTTTGAAAGAAACCCCTGCCGAAGCTCAAATTGCGTCCCACAGACTGATGCTACGCGCGGGTCTTGTTAACCAAGAAACCAGCGGCATATATACATGGCTGCCTTTGGGGCTCAAGGTCCTTGAGAACATCCAAAAGATCGTTTGCGAAGAACAAGAACGGATTGGCTGTCATAAAGTTCTCATGCCGACGATTCAACCGGCTGAATTATGGAAGAAATCAGGCCGTTACGAAGCGTACGGCAAAGAAATGCTACGCATCACAGACAGACACGACCGTGAAATGTTGTATGGCCCAACCAACGAAGAAGTCATCACGGACGTTGTTGCACAATATGTAAAAAGCTATCGTGCTCTCCCTCTCGTCCTCTACCAAATCCAATGGAAATTCCGCGATGAAATTCGCCCTCGTTTTGGTGTCATGCGCGGTCGTGAATTCCTAATGAAAGATGGTTATTCTTTTGACTTAACAGTTGAAAGTGCAACAGAAACCTACAAAAAGATTTACGAAGCCTACTTACGAACATTCAATCGCATGGGGCTGACGGCTATCCCTGTTCGTGCTGATACAGGTGCTATCGGTGGGAATCTATCCCATGAATTCCAAATCGTCGCACCAACAGGCGAGAGTACAATCTATTACGATGCTAAGTTTGACGATTTATCCCCGGAACAAATGACATTTGATGTTGCCAGCAATCTTTATGCTGCCGCAGATGAAATGCACAAACCAGAAGATTGCCCTGTTGCTAAAGATCAACTCAAAGAAGCGCGTGGCATCGAAATCGGTCATATTTTCTATTTTGGAACAAAGTATTCTGAACCACTTGGTGCTAAAGTGACAACACCAGAAGGAAAAACCATTCCCTTGGAAATGGGATCTTATGGTATCGGTGTTTCTCGTCTTGTCGGCGCAATTATCGAAGCCTCTCACGATGACAAAGGAATTATTTGGCCAGAAGCCGTTGCCCCATTCAAAGTTGGCCTGATCAACTTGAAAGCTAGTGATACCAAAGCAGATACCCTTGCCGAAGGATTATACACACAACTCAAAGCGGCAGGCATTGAAGTCTTATACGATGATCGCGATGAACGTGCCGGTACTAAATTCGCGGATATGGATTTGATTGGCCTTCCTTGGCAAGTTGTCATTGGCAACAAAACAATTGACACAGGCATGGTTGAAGTCAAATACCGGAAAACAGGTGAAAAGAAAGACATTGCGCTGGATAAAGTTATTGAGCTAATTTAA
- a CDS encoding HAMP domain-containing protein, whose amino-acid sequence MFEYLKRITIQLLTKRNLRFDILSSFFVIQVLTATSIVYYTYSNNTASMLELSQQMMDDLSESKIDRIRNRFEGIQTAVLMGSYIVKNPELVSTQNKVLLDYCVAVVKQYPFLESIFIGTEEGTFFQVKTLPPNSTYRANQRLLPIKAKVAVRVVQQNKNEASETWSYLDSDSRVIETEKLPMSQVNYNHKVREWYQRALQTRSQIWTNIYIFSTTRLPGVANAIPISTEDGNYFGVIGADVPLDSFSEILKNIHFKGLSLVLTQKGEIVASPFESHPARVSITGGETQLVTVNDLTNKIPAEAFRVYSSTGEKKFLFNFEGKKYIANFKEYDPKIFKDWIYIFIMPIDSLIGQIKQTQQNTLIISFFILFLSIIFITYLAHRVSKPITQLTHQANRISGFDLTYPEQVVSAIEEIQQLQASINTMRVSLVSFGKFVPKKLVQKLLENATEVKIGGKSKKITIMFTDIADFTTISENYPADKLVTHLSEYFEEITKIIADCNGTIDKFVGDAVMAFWGAPTQDKDQALNSCAAALLIQNCLSDLNRKWNFEKKPILVTRIGIHSGEAIVGNMGSSWRMFYSALGDNVNLASRLEGINKNYGTSIVISDDTLHQIQDHAIVRPLDLVAVKGKKKGVKIYELIALKNSNPILLPTDEQIDFCNKFERGVTLYRDRRWEEAIEIFKNIEINYGKDKVAEIYIDRCQQYKKNPPPNNWDGVFQMKEK is encoded by the coding sequence ATGTTTGAATATTTAAAAAGAATTACCATCCAACTGCTCACAAAACGCAACTTACGCTTTGACATTTTATCTAGTTTTTTTGTTATTCAGGTTCTTACAGCTACATCAATCGTCTATTACACTTATTCAAACAATACTGCATCCATGCTTGAACTCTCTCAACAGATGATGGATGACTTAAGCGAATCGAAAATTGATCGTATTCGCAATAGATTTGAAGGCATTCAAACAGCCGTTCTTATGGGATCCTATATCGTCAAGAACCCAGAATTAGTATCGACGCAAAACAAAGTACTTTTGGATTACTGTGTTGCTGTCGTAAAACAGTACCCCTTCCTAGAAAGTATTTTTATTGGAACTGAAGAGGGAACTTTTTTCCAGGTAAAAACACTTCCCCCAAACTCGACATACAGAGCCAACCAACGACTTCTGCCCATCAAAGCCAAAGTCGCTGTTCGTGTCGTGCAGCAAAACAAAAACGAGGCATCAGAAACTTGGTCATATTTAGATAGTGATTCAAGAGTCATTGAGACCGAAAAACTTCCTATGTCACAAGTAAACTATAACCATAAGGTTCGCGAATGGTATCAACGCGCCCTACAAACTCGAAGTCAAATCTGGACAAACATTTATATTTTTTCTACAACGCGTTTACCCGGTGTCGCCAATGCTATTCCAATAAGCACAGAAGATGGCAACTATTTTGGTGTCATCGGAGCAGATGTCCCATTAGATAGTTTTTCAGAAATCCTTAAAAATATTCACTTCAAAGGTTTATCTCTTGTCTTAACACAAAAAGGTGAGATTGTCGCCTCTCCTTTCGAAAGCCATCCAGCTCGAGTCTCGATTACAGGCGGAGAAACTCAGTTGGTGACTGTGAATGATCTCACTAATAAAATCCCAGCAGAAGCATTTCGAGTCTACAGTTCCACAGGAGAGAAAAAATTCCTCTTTAATTTTGAAGGGAAAAAATATATTGCTAACTTTAAAGAATACGATCCAAAAATATTTAAAGATTGGATCTATATCTTTATCATGCCTATTGATTCGTTAATTGGTCAAATTAAGCAAACACAACAAAATACCCTAATTATCAGCTTCTTTATTTTATTCCTATCGATAATTTTCATAACATACCTAGCCCATCGTGTTTCAAAACCAATTACCCAACTGACCCATCAAGCTAATCGCATATCAGGATTTGATCTGACTTACCCCGAACAGGTTGTCTCTGCTATTGAAGAAATTCAGCAACTTCAAGCATCAATAAATACCATGCGCGTTAGCCTTGTATCCTTTGGAAAATTCGTCCCCAAAAAATTAGTTCAAAAGCTCTTAGAAAATGCTACTGAGGTTAAAATTGGTGGTAAATCGAAGAAAATAACGATCATGTTCACAGACATTGCCGATTTCACAACAATCAGCGAAAATTACCCCGCTGACAAACTTGTTACCCACCTGTCAGAGTATTTCGAAGAAATAACAAAAATTATTGCCGACTGTAATGGGACTATTGATAAATTCGTAGGTGATGCAGTTATGGCTTTCTGGGGCGCGCCAACTCAAGATAAAGATCAGGCTTTGAATAGCTGTGCTGCTGCTCTTTTAATTCAAAACTGTCTAAGTGATTTAAATCGGAAATGGAATTTTGAGAAAAAGCCGATCCTCGTTACGCGAATTGGAATTCATTCAGGAGAAGCCATCGTCGGTAATATGGGATCGTCATGGCGCATGTTTTATTCAGCCCTAGGGGATAATGTAAATCTTGCCTCTCGTTTAGAAGGAATTAACAAAAATTACGGTACATCCATCGTTATTAGCGATGATACACTCCACCAAATACAAGATCATGCCATCGTTCGCCCACTTGATTTAGTTGCCGTAAAAGGTAAGAAAAAGGGTGTAAAAATTTACGAGTTGATTGCTTTAAAAAATAGCAATCCTATTTTACTCCCAACTGATGAACAAATTGATTTCTGTAACAAATTTGAGCGTGGCGTTACTCTTTACAGAGATAGGCGCTGGGAAGAAGCGATTGAAATCTTTAAAAATATTGAAATTAATTATGGTAAAGATAAGGTAGCTGAAATTTATATTGATCGTTGCCAGCAATATAAGAAAAACCCACCCCCCAATAACTGGGATGGCGTTTTCCAAATGAAAGAAAAATAG
- a CDS encoding lipid-A-disaccharide synthase N-terminal domain-containing protein translates to MTLVLFWKIFGFIGQILFGARFLVQWLASEKVKKSIIPNSFWILSLSGGIILFIYAIHIKDPVFIVGQGLGLFIYARNLFFVKTKSKAH, encoded by the coding sequence TTGACCCTCGTCTTATTTTGGAAAATCTTTGGTTTTATCGGACAGATTTTGTTTGGCGCTCGCTTTTTAGTTCAATGGCTGGCAAGTGAGAAAGTCAAGAAGAGTATTATTCCCAATAGTTTTTGGATTTTGAGTCTATCGGGTGGTATCATTCTTTTTATCTATGCCATCCATATTAAAGACCCGGTCTTTATTGTGGGGCAGGGTCTGGGGCTTTTTATTTATGCGCGAAATTTATTTTTTGTGAAAACAAAGTCAAAAGCCCATTAG
- a CDS encoding class I SAM-dependent RNA methyltransferase, translated as MKAKIVTIGIDGDGVGVVDDQKYFIPFTAPGDVVEFDVIKGKKYSRIEVTGFSERSPVRQDAVCVHFEQCGGCKLQHLNSQAYGDYKVGLLKRALEFHGVESQEWRDLHIIPARRRRRISLTFAHRYEGMMIGYMRRGTKWIIDNQECHLVLPEIEALIPKLRDMLAGMFQQRESGTVDILATKVGLDVNLKSMHFKNPTLEQIETLTEFARENNVARLLLNYRSFVTFREPIVNFSGVDVPVEAGKFLQASDDADDFMLSRVSEYMPEKVSRGVDLFSGRGTFTFLMAQKGPTDAFECENDAITALQNAANQAQVPITVTKRDLFENPLSVDELGQYDFIFVDPPRAGALAQVQLIARSALKHVVYISCNPASFARDAKVLCDAGFVLDSVTPLDQFLWSEHLEVIGKFTRQ; from the coding sequence ATGAAAGCAAAAATAGTAACGATTGGTATTGATGGTGATGGTGTTGGCGTTGTTGATGACCAGAAGTATTTTATCCCCTTTACTGCACCAGGTGATGTTGTTGAGTTTGACGTTATCAAGGGAAAGAAGTACTCGCGGATTGAAGTGACCGGTTTTTCTGAACGTTCTCCTGTACGGCAGGATGCTGTTTGTGTGCATTTTGAACAGTGCGGCGGGTGCAAACTTCAGCATTTGAATTCACAAGCTTATGGTGACTATAAGGTTGGCCTTTTAAAACGTGCGCTTGAATTCCATGGTGTAGAATCACAGGAATGGCGAGATCTTCATATTATCCCGGCACGCCGTCGTCGTCGGATTTCTTTGACATTTGCTCATCGATATGAAGGGATGATGATTGGGTATATGCGTCGGGGAACAAAATGGATTATTGATAATCAAGAATGTCATTTGGTTTTGCCTGAAATTGAAGCCTTAATTCCAAAACTCAGAGACATGCTTGCTGGGATGTTCCAACAACGTGAGTCAGGTACAGTTGATATTTTGGCAACCAAAGTCGGTCTAGACGTTAATCTAAAGTCAATGCACTTTAAGAATCCGACACTAGAACAAATTGAAACCTTAACGGAGTTTGCTCGTGAGAATAATGTCGCGCGATTGTTATTGAATTATCGTTCTTTTGTGACGTTCCGTGAGCCTATTGTCAATTTTTCAGGCGTGGATGTTCCTGTCGAAGCTGGTAAGTTCTTACAAGCCAGTGACGATGCTGATGACTTTATGCTGTCACGAGTATCAGAGTATATGCCGGAGAAAGTTTCACGCGGTGTTGATTTGTTCTCAGGGCGAGGTACATTTACCTTTTTGATGGCACAGAAGGGACCAACGGATGCGTTTGAGTGCGAGAATGATGCGATTACTGCCTTACAAAACGCAGCGAATCAAGCTCAGGTTCCAATCACGGTGACAAAACGAGATTTGTTTGAGAATCCCCTGTCTGTGGATGAGCTAGGGCAATACGACTTTATCTTTGTTGATCCGCCGCGGGCTGGTGCGTTAGCTCAGGTACAACTGATTGCTCGATCAGCATTGAAACACGTGGTTTATATCTCCTGTAACCCGGCATCATTTGCTCGGGATGCTAAGGTTTTATGTGATGCTGGTTTTGTTTTGGATTCTGTGACGCCATTGGATCAATTTTTATGGTCAGAACATCTTGAGGTTATTGGTAAATTTACGCGCCAGTAA